TGCGAGGGCGATGAAATCGAAATCATAAGAGCAACACAGGGCGGCTAAAGCTTAGTTTATAAAACCCCGCTTTACGGCGGGGTTTGCTATTTTTATTAAAACGCGTATATTCAAAAAAGAATGTTTAGGAAAATAAAATATGAGTGCGTTGGTAATTGGCAAATATTCCTTCAATTCACGGTTGATTGTCGGTACGGGAAAATATAAAGATTACGATGAAACCAAAAAAGCGCTTGAAGAGAGCGGTGCAGAAATGATTACCGTGGCGCTTCGACGTGTTGATCTCACTAAACCCGACGACAAGAATCTGCTCGATTATATCGGTTCAAAATACACGTTACTTCCTAATACAGCCGGTTGCTACACGGCTAAAGATGCGGTTCTGACCTGTAAATTGGCACGGGAAGCCTTAGGTGCGACATTGGTCAAGCTGGAGGTTTTGGGTGATCCGCGTACATTATTTCCGGATAATGAACAGCTTCTCGAAGCCGCACAAATTTTAGTCAAAGATGGTTTTACCGTTTTGCCATACTGTATTGATGACCCGATCGTTTGTAAAAAACTAGAAGACATCGGTTGTGCCGCCGTCATGCCCTTAGCTGCGCCGATCGGTTCCGGTTTAGGAATTCGTAATCCGTACAATCTTGCTATTATCATTGAACATTCCAAAGTGCCTGTCATCGTTGATGCGGGTGTCGGTACAGCGTCCGATGCAGCGATTGCAATGGAGCTTGGTTGCGATGGTATTCTCATGAATACCGCTATCGCCGGAGCAAAAAATCCCATCAAAATGGCACGCGCAATGCGTTTGGCCGTCGAAGGGGGACGTTTGGCTTATGAAGCGGGGCGTATCCCGAAAAAACTTTATGCTACGGCTTCCAGTCCTATAGAGGGTGTTATTAAGACCTAAATGCTTGCAAATGCCCTCAATAACAAATATGTTTCTACATAATTATTTTACCGAATACGGAACACCTTATGTCCTCAGATGAGTACAAACTTACATCGTTAGCGTCTTCTGCGCTTTTCAAAAATATATCCGAAGATGCGCTGCGCCGTTTATTACCGCATTTTACGCTCAAAGTGTATCCGACCAATACGGTGATTTTTGAAGACGGTAATACGCAACCGGACGGTATGTACATCATTGCCAAAGGGTTCGTAAAAATTTTCA
This is a stretch of genomic DNA from bacterium. It encodes these proteins:
- a CDS encoding thiazole synthase, whose translation is MSALVIGKYSFNSRLIVGTGKYKDYDETKKALEESGAEMITVALRRVDLTKPDDKNLLDYIGSKYTLLPNTAGCYTAKDAVLTCKLAREALGATLVKLEVLGDPRTLFPDNEQLLEAAQILVKDGFTVLPYCIDDPIVCKKLEDIGCAAVMPLAAPIGSGLGIRNPYNLAIIIEHSKVPVIVDAGVGTASDAAIAMELGCDGILMNTAIAGAKNPIKMARAMRLAVEGGRLAYEAGRIPKKLYATASSPIEGVIKT